A genomic region of Christiangramia sp. OXR-203 contains the following coding sequences:
- a CDS encoding polyribonucleotide nucleotidyltransferase, with the protein MIPQTFKEVIDLGDGRTISLETGKLAKQAHGSVVVQMGNAMLLCTVVSSYKPTTMDFFPLTLDYREKFAAAGLFPGGYFKREARPSNEEILVMRLVDRVLRPLFPKDYKFETQVMIQLMSHDDDVMPDALAGLAASAAIQLSDIPFETPISEARVARINGEFVLNPSREKLAEADMDIMVGASADSVMMVEGQFDECSEEEMAEAIKFAHEAIKIQCEAQVKLAEAFGKKEPREYEVAATDADIEKKILDATYQKSYDIAKSGTSKKERSEAFSALKDEVKAMFSEEELEEKGKMISGYFADAQKKAVRDVTLKEGTRLDGRKTDEIRPIWCEVDYLPSTHGSAIFTRGETQALATVTLGTSREANQVDLPTQQGEETFYLHYNFPPFSTGEAYPIRGTSRREVGHGNLAQRALKGMIPADCPYTVRVVSEVLESNGSSSMATVCAGTMALMDAGVQLKKPVSGIAMGLISEGDDYAVLSDILGDEDHLGDMDFKVTGTVDGITACQMDIKVKGLSYEILVAALKQARDGRLHILEKLTETIPSANTEVKAHSPKIITRRIPNEYIGALIGPGGKVIQELQKETGTTIVINEDPVTEEGVVEILGTQQEGIDKVLAKIESITFKPEKGSVYEVKVIKILDFGAVVEYVDAPGNEVLLHISELAWERTNDVNDVLKMGDVIDVKYFGLDPKTRKDKVSRKALLEKPEGYVARPPRDDKRDNRGSRDNRGSRDNRGRDNRRDDRRDDRKPREDKE; encoded by the coding sequence ATGATTCCACAAACATTTAAGGAGGTTATCGATTTAGGAGATGGTAGAACTATTTCCCTCGAAACCGGAAAATTAGCAAAACAGGCTCACGGCTCTGTTGTCGTTCAAATGGGTAACGCTATGTTACTTTGTACTGTAGTATCTTCTTACAAGCCTACTACAATGGACTTCTTTCCACTAACACTGGATTACCGTGAAAAATTTGCAGCTGCAGGTCTTTTCCCTGGAGGTTACTTCAAGAGAGAAGCGAGACCAAGCAATGAAGAGATTTTAGTAATGCGTTTAGTAGACCGTGTATTGCGTCCACTATTCCCAAAAGACTACAAATTTGAAACTCAGGTAATGATCCAGCTAATGTCTCATGACGATGATGTTATGCCAGACGCTCTAGCAGGATTGGCAGCTTCTGCTGCAATCCAATTATCTGATATTCCTTTTGAAACTCCTATTTCTGAAGCGCGAGTAGCAAGAATTAATGGAGAGTTCGTTCTCAACCCAAGCAGAGAGAAACTTGCTGAAGCAGACATGGATATCATGGTTGGAGCTTCTGCAGATTCTGTAATGATGGTTGAAGGACAATTTGATGAATGTTCTGAAGAAGAGATGGCTGAAGCAATTAAATTTGCTCATGAGGCTATTAAAATTCAGTGTGAGGCTCAGGTGAAACTTGCTGAAGCATTTGGAAAGAAAGAACCAAGAGAATACGAAGTAGCTGCAACAGATGCAGATATTGAGAAGAAAATTCTTGATGCTACGTACCAGAAATCATATGATATCGCTAAAAGCGGTACCAGCAAAAAAGAGAGAAGTGAAGCTTTTTCTGCATTAAAAGATGAAGTAAAAGCGATGTTCTCTGAAGAAGAGTTAGAAGAAAAAGGTAAAATGATCTCCGGATATTTTGCAGATGCTCAAAAGAAAGCTGTTCGTGATGTAACTCTTAAAGAAGGAACTAGATTAGACGGTAGAAAAACCGATGAGATCAGACCAATCTGGTGTGAGGTAGATTACCTTCCATCCACACACGGTTCAGCGATCTTTACTCGTGGAGAAACTCAGGCACTGGCAACAGTTACTTTAGGTACTTCCAGAGAAGCTAACCAGGTAGATCTTCCAACTCAACAAGGAGAAGAGACTTTCTATTTACATTATAATTTCCCTCCTTTCTCAACCGGAGAAGCTTACCCAATTAGAGGTACTTCGAGACGTGAGGTTGGTCACGGGAACCTTGCTCAAAGAGCATTAAAAGGAATGATCCCAGCAGATTGTCCTTATACCGTACGTGTAGTATCTGAAGTTTTGGAATCTAATGGTTCTTCTTCGATGGCTACAGTTTGTGCCGGTACAATGGCATTGATGGATGCGGGTGTTCAATTGAAGAAACCAGTTTCAGGTATCGCCATGGGATTAATTTCTGAAGGTGATGACTACGCAGTACTTTCTGATATTCTTGGAGACGAAGATCACCTTGGCGACATGGACTTTAAAGTTACAGGTACTGTAGATGGTATAACTGCCTGCCAGATGGATATTAAGGTGAAAGGACTTTCTTATGAAATCCTGGTAGCTGCATTGAAACAGGCTAGAGACGGTAGACTTCATATTCTAGAGAAACTTACTGAGACGATCCCAAGTGCAAATACTGAAGTTAAAGCTCATTCTCCTAAGATCATCACCAGAAGAATTCCAAATGAATACATTGGTGCATTGATTGGACCAGGTGGAAAAGTAATACAGGAACTTCAAAAAGAAACTGGAACTACGATCGTTATTAACGAAGATCCGGTTACAGAAGAAGGTGTTGTTGAAATCCTGGGAACTCAACAGGAAGGAATCGACAAGGTTCTTGCTAAGATCGAATCAATTACATTCAAGCCTGAAAAAGGTAGCGTATATGAAGTAAAAGTGATCAAGATCCTTGATTTTGGAGCTGTTGTGGAATATGTGGATGCACCAGGAAATGAGGTATTACTTCATATCTCTGAGCTCGCATGGGAACGCACCAATGATGTGAATGACGTTCTTAAAATGGGTGATGTGATCGACGTGAAATACTTTGGTCTTGATCCTAAAACCAGAAAAGATAAAGTCTCTCGTAAGGCATTGCTAGAAAAACCTGAAGGTTACGTGGCAAGACCACCAAGAGATGACAAACGTGATAATCGTGGATCCAGAGATAATCGTGGTTCTCGTGATAACCGAGGCCGTGATAATCGTAGAGACGATCGTCGTGACGATAGAAAACCAAGAGAAGATAAAGAATAG
- a CDS encoding sigma-70 family RNA polymerase sigma factor → MRQLKITKQVTNRETASLDKYLQEIGKVDLITADEEVELAQRIKAGDDRALEKLTKANLRFVVSVAKQYQNQGLTLPDLINEGNLGLIKAAKRFDETRGFKFISYAVWWIRQSILQALAEQSRIVRLPLNKIGSINKINKTFAFLEQSHERPPSAEEIAKELDMTINDVKESMKNSGRHVSMDAPLVEGEDSNLYDVLRSGESPNPDKELLHESLRTEIERALETLTPREADVIRLYFGLGDQHPMTLEEIGETFDLTRERVRQIKEKAIRRLKHTSRSKILKTYLG, encoded by the coding sequence ATGAGACAACTGAAGATTACGAAGCAGGTTACCAATCGTGAAACCGCTTCGTTAGACAAGTATTTGCAAGAAATTGGAAAAGTGGACCTGATCACGGCTGATGAAGAAGTGGAACTGGCACAAAGAATTAAAGCGGGAGATGACCGCGCGCTGGAGAAATTAACCAAAGCGAACCTTCGTTTTGTTGTTTCTGTAGCCAAACAATATCAAAACCAGGGATTAACCTTACCTGACCTTATCAACGAAGGGAATCTAGGACTTATAAAAGCTGCGAAACGTTTTGATGAAACTCGTGGTTTCAAATTTATATCTTATGCCGTATGGTGGATTCGTCAATCTATCCTGCAGGCTTTAGCTGAGCAGTCTCGTATTGTTCGTCTTCCATTGAACAAAATTGGATCTATAAACAAGATCAACAAAACTTTTGCTTTCCTTGAACAGTCACACGAGCGTCCGCCAAGTGCTGAAGAGATTGCAAAAGAACTGGATATGACAATTAATGACGTTAAGGAATCAATGAAGAATTCTGGTCGTCATGTATCCATGGATGCTCCGCTTGTAGAGGGTGAGGATTCCAACCTTTATGACGTACTACGTTCAGGTGAATCTCCAAATCCAGACAAGGAACTTCTCCATGAGTCTCTTAGAACTGAGATCGAGCGTGCATTGGAAACTCTTACTCCGCGTGAAGCTGATGTGATCAGACTTTATTTTGGACTTGGTGATCAACATCCTATGACACTGGAAGAAATTGGTGAAACTTTTGATCTTACCAGAGAAAGAGTACGCCAGATCAAGGAAAAAGCTATTAGAAGATTAAAGCATACTTCCAGAAGTAAGATTTTAAAAACCTATCTTGGTTAA
- a CDS encoding SDR family oxidoreductase, with product MKKILIAGASGVLGMELCRLLSQDEGTELRLQTSSSEGAEKLKNFSTDIFIAGNEDDFTGIAADIDIVVSALGNSVSLFTKNDSSFYQTDLYTNKKILEDAEENEVSRFIYVSILGAEENEKMSIPGSNRLFEKSLESSGLDYTIIRPVGLFSGLHDLGIMAKRKLVPVIGDGKAKTNSMHQADLALFITEILESGDKLIEIGGPEIHTRMEMAEMIAERFDAKTLKVPESIAEAGVVLSSFSEDIKHKLENFKYITTHEMIGKAYGTKTFKEYLEHIDENELP from the coding sequence ATGAAGAAGATATTAATTGCAGGAGCCTCTGGAGTATTAGGTATGGAACTTTGCAGATTATTGAGTCAGGACGAAGGTACAGAGCTAAGACTACAAACCAGTTCCAGTGAAGGAGCTGAAAAATTGAAAAATTTTAGTACCGATATCTTCATCGCGGGAAATGAGGATGACTTTACCGGTATCGCTGCAGATATTGATATTGTAGTTTCTGCACTAGGAAATAGTGTGAGTCTCTTTACTAAAAACGACTCATCATTCTATCAAACTGATCTTTATACCAACAAAAAAATTCTTGAAGATGCAGAAGAGAATGAGGTCAGTAGATTTATATATGTTTCAATCCTGGGAGCAGAAGAAAATGAAAAAATGAGCATTCCCGGCTCCAATAGACTTTTCGAAAAATCTTTGGAAAGCTCCGGTCTTGATTATACGATCATTCGACCAGTAGGATTATTTAGCGGCCTGCACGATTTGGGGATCATGGCCAAAAGGAAGCTAGTACCAGTGATTGGCGACGGAAAAGCGAAAACAAATTCCATGCATCAGGCAGACCTCGCGCTATTCATTACTGAAATACTGGAATCAGGGGATAAATTAATTGAAATAGGTGGTCCAGAAATTCATACTCGTATGGAGATGGCTGAAATGATCGCTGAAAGATTCGATGCTAAGACATTAAAAGTTCCAGAAAGTATTGCTGAGGCAGGTGTTGTATTATCTTCCTTTTCTGAAGATATTAAACACAAACTTGAAAACTTTAAATATATCACCACTCATGAGATGATTGGGAAAGCCTACGGAACTAAGACTTTTAAAGAATATTTAGAACATATAGATGAAAACGAGCTACCCTAA
- a CDS encoding NAD(P)/FAD-dependent oxidoreductase, producing MNEEFDVIIVGSGPNGLAAATYLQKQGYRTAIFEQAEKPGGAARTEEITLPGFKHDLGSAVHPLAFASPYFKTLPLEDYGLKWIHPEIPFAHPFDDGTAFACYKDIRKTAIQLGKDEQNYLNLLLDFVEKWPELEEDLLAPLRFPQNLEMMFRFGLKALPSAKFTVNRYFKEEKTKIFFYGAAAHSTLPLSKLVSSSFGLVLNILAHRHGWPFPEGGAVKIVDSLLAYYKDHGGKIFLNQTVSDLKDLPPSKTFILDMTPKQILKVKNTDLSTTYRTRLEKYKYGAGIFKMDWALDKPISFTNEICKKAGTVHFGYSKESLEDSEAAAHENRLSSEPYVLLAQPSVFDSTRAPAGKHTAWAYCHVPNGNKEDVSLYIEKQIERAAPGFKECIIAKNTMRTDELQALNPNLIGGDINGGKQDISQLFTRPIASTNPHATSNPRIFIGSSSTPPGGGVHGMGGYYAARSAEKFLEK from the coding sequence ATGAATGAGGAATTTGATGTCATTATAGTTGGAAGTGGTCCAAACGGACTGGCTGCAGCCACCTATCTTCAAAAACAAGGTTATAGAACGGCAATATTCGAGCAGGCGGAGAAACCTGGTGGAGCGGCCAGAACAGAGGAAATCACCTTACCTGGTTTCAAGCATGATCTGGGATCTGCTGTGCATCCACTGGCCTTTGCATCTCCTTATTTTAAGACTTTACCTCTGGAAGATTACGGACTTAAATGGATACATCCGGAAATTCCATTCGCACATCCTTTTGATGACGGTACCGCTTTTGCCTGTTATAAAGATATCCGGAAAACCGCCATACAGTTAGGAAAAGACGAACAGAACTATCTCAACCTACTTCTAGACTTTGTTGAGAAATGGCCAGAACTGGAAGAAGATTTACTTGCTCCCCTGCGATTCCCACAGAATCTTGAAATGATGTTCCGATTTGGTCTCAAGGCATTGCCATCAGCTAAATTTACCGTAAATCGTTATTTTAAAGAAGAAAAGACTAAGATCTTCTTTTATGGTGCCGCTGCACATTCCACTTTACCTCTCTCAAAGCTGGTCTCTTCCTCTTTCGGTTTGGTGTTGAATATCCTGGCGCATAGACATGGGTGGCCGTTTCCTGAAGGCGGCGCAGTTAAGATCGTGGATTCGCTTCTCGCTTACTACAAAGACCACGGAGGTAAAATTTTTCTAAACCAGACTGTATCTGATCTTAAAGATTTACCTCCAAGCAAGACTTTCATTCTGGACATGACGCCAAAACAAATTCTGAAAGTAAAGAATACTGATCTTAGCACAACATACAGAACTAGATTGGAAAAGTATAAATATGGAGCCGGGATCTTCAAGATGGATTGGGCTCTCGACAAACCTATTTCCTTCACGAACGAAATTTGCAAAAAAGCCGGAACCGTACATTTTGGATATAGTAAGGAATCACTTGAAGATTCTGAAGCAGCGGCACATGAAAACAGGTTATCCAGTGAACCTTATGTGTTGCTTGCACAGCCTTCAGTATTCGATAGTACCAGGGCTCCGGCAGGAAAACATACAGCCTGGGCTTACTGTCATGTTCCAAATGGCAACAAGGAGGATGTTTCTCTATATATTGAGAAACAGATAGAGCGAGCAGCTCCAGGTTTTAAGGAATGTATCATCGCAAAAAACACTATGAGGACAGATGAACTGCAGGCTTTAAATCCTAATTTAATAGGTGGTGATATCAATGGAGGTAAACAGGATATTAGTCAGTTATTCACTAGACCAATAGCAAGCACTAATCCACATGCTACTTCAAATCCCAGGATTTTTATAGGTTCCTCTTCAACCCCTCCTGGTGGTGGCGTTCATGGAATGGGTGGATATTACGCAGCGAGATCGGCTGAAAAGTTCCTGGAAAAATAA
- a CDS encoding BLUF domain-containing protein produces MRYAISYVSSVSHTLSNDQIQEVLDYSRNWNIEHNITGILLYSEGNFFQVLEGDKDLLQSLFSRISTDERHRNLITLFRKEVSETKFNTYKSDFISLDSRFQGKNIALYFSQIEKLNPEIQSSVRYILNKFTEGIKLS; encoded by the coding sequence ATGCGTTATGCCATTAGTTACGTAAGCAGCGTAAGCCACACATTATCAAATGATCAAATCCAGGAGGTTTTAGACTATAGCAGAAACTGGAATATCGAGCATAATATTACCGGAATATTACTCTACTCTGAAGGTAATTTTTTCCAGGTTTTGGAAGGAGACAAAGATCTTCTGCAATCATTATTTTCAAGAATAAGTACAGATGAAAGACATCGTAATTTGATCACTCTTTTCCGAAAAGAAGTTTCTGAGACAAAATTTAATACCTATAAATCAGATTTCATATCGCTGGATTCACGTTTTCAAGGTAAAAACATAGCCCTATATTTTTCTCAGATCGAAAAATTAAATCCAGAAATTCAAAGTTCTGTAAGATATATACTAAATAAATTTACCGAAGGAATTAAACTATCTTAG
- a CDS encoding BLUF domain-containing protein, translated as MRYAISYVSTAKRSLSETEIRQILDDSEINNDKQNITGLLLYSEGNFFQIIEGNQQQIIQLYETIKDDSRHYNIIKLFGKEIQKEAFDGFKSDFISADARYSSDRLQNYKRYLEVLDKPTKKAVANILKAFIV; from the coding sequence ATGAGATATGCCATAAGTTACGTTAGCACAGCTAAAAGAAGTCTTTCAGAAACAGAAATTAGACAAATTCTGGATGATTCTGAAATCAATAATGATAAGCAGAATATTACCGGTCTACTACTCTATTCAGAAGGAAACTTTTTCCAGATCATTGAAGGAAATCAACAGCAGATTATTCAGCTTTATGAAACTATCAAAGATGACTCCCGTCATTACAATATTATAAAGCTCTTCGGAAAAGAAATTCAAAAAGAAGCCTTCGATGGTTTTAAAAGTGATTTTATTTCAGCAGATGCCCGCTATAGCAGTGATAGACTTCAGAATTATAAACGTTATCTCGAAGTTCTGGACAAGCCTACAAAAAAAGCCGTTGCTAATATTCTAAAAGCATTTATCGTGTAA
- the rpe gene encoding ribulose-phosphate 3-epimerase, with protein MSTTLIAPSVLASDFGNLQRDVEMINQSEADWFHIDIMDGVFVPNISFGMPVLKAISQHATKTIDVHLMIVDPDRYIKEFAALGANILTVHYEACTHLHRTLQAIKAEGMKAGVAINPHTNVDLLKDVIKDIDLVCIMSVNPGFGGQSFIENTFKKVQKLKEIIMTNNAPTLIEIDGGVTDKNAAELSKAGADVLVAGSFVFKSDDQPGTIKNLRSIANS; from the coding sequence ATGAGCACAACACTTATAGCCCCTTCAGTTCTGGCTTCAGATTTCGGAAATCTACAGAGAGATGTAGAAATGATCAATCAAAGTGAAGCAGACTGGTTTCATATTGATATAATGGACGGTGTTTTTGTACCAAACATCTCATTTGGCATGCCGGTTTTGAAAGCTATTTCTCAACACGCGACTAAAACTATCGATGTTCACCTTATGATCGTAGACCCAGATAGGTATATTAAGGAATTTGCCGCTTTGGGCGCTAATATACTTACAGTTCATTACGAAGCATGCACCCATTTGCACCGCACCTTACAAGCTATCAAAGCTGAAGGCATGAAAGCTGGTGTTGCAATTAACCCGCATACAAATGTAGATCTGCTAAAAGATGTGATCAAGGATATTGATCTGGTTTGTATAATGAGCGTAAATCCTGGATTTGGTGGACAGAGTTTTATTGAGAATACTTTTAAGAAAGTACAGAAATTGAAGGAAATCATTATGACGAATAACGCACCGACACTTATAGAAATTGATGGTGGTGTAACCGATAAAAATGCTGCGGAATTAAGTAAGGCCGGAGCAGATGTATTGGTGGCCGGTAGTTTCGTATTTAAGTCTGATGATCAGCCTGGAACTATTAAAAATCTAAGATCTATTGCAAACTCCTAA
- a CDS encoding YpdA family putative bacillithiol disulfide reductase — protein sequence MQTPNENYELVIIGGGPIGIACALEAEKKGISYVILEKGCLVNSLYHYPTNMTFFSTSEKLELNNIPFISNNPKPEKREALEYYRRITVANKINIHLFEKVTAVEPNIDSGHIVKTTKSEYHTSKVIIATGFYDIPNYLGVPGEDLPKVSHYYNDPHYYATQKTIVVGASNSAVDAALEIYRKGGDVTMIVRKPEIGERVKYWVRPDIVNRIEEGSIKAYFNAGIKEIRTKEVVIDTDEGEVSIPNDFALLLTGYRPNFGFLQDIGIHLSEDGRKIPEYDPETMETNIPGIYLAGVICGGTETHKWFIENSRVHAKMIMNDIGK from the coding sequence TTGCAAACTCCTAACGAGAATTACGAACTGGTAATTATTGGTGGTGGTCCTATTGGTATCGCCTGTGCGCTGGAAGCTGAAAAGAAAGGGATTTCCTATGTGATTCTTGAAAAAGGCTGCCTGGTGAATTCGCTATACCATTACCCTACGAATATGACATTCTTTTCCACTTCTGAAAAACTGGAACTGAATAATATTCCATTTATTAGCAACAATCCAAAACCTGAGAAGCGAGAAGCTCTTGAATACTACCGAAGAATCACGGTCGCCAATAAGATCAATATTCACCTTTTCGAGAAGGTTACTGCTGTGGAGCCTAATATAGATTCAGGCCATATTGTGAAAACCACGAAGTCTGAATATCATACTTCTAAAGTAATCATCGCAACAGGTTTCTATGATATTCCTAATTACCTCGGGGTTCCCGGTGAAGACCTGCCAAAGGTTTCTCATTATTACAATGATCCTCATTACTACGCAACCCAGAAAACTATTGTTGTGGGGGCTAGTAACTCTGCCGTGGATGCTGCACTCGAAATCTACCGCAAAGGTGGTGATGTGACTATGATCGTTCGAAAACCAGAAATTGGGGAAAGAGTGAAGTACTGGGTGCGACCAGATATTGTAAATAGAATAGAGGAAGGAAGCATTAAAGCATATTTTAATGCAGGTATTAAAGAAATTAGGACTAAAGAGGTTGTTATTGATACTGATGAAGGTGAAGTTTCGATACCTAATGATTTTGCGTTATTACTCACAGGATACAGGCCTAACTTTGGATTTCTGCAGGATATTGGGATTCATCTTTCAGAAGATGGCAGGAAAATTCCTGAGTATGATCCAGAAACAATGGAAACAAACATCCCAGGCATTTATCTTGCCGGCGTAATTTGTGGTGGAACTGAAACTCACAAATGGTTTATTGAAAACTCCAGAGTTCATGCAAAGATGATCATGAACGATATAGGTAAATAA
- a CDS encoding GatB/YqeY domain-containing protein, with translation MSLQEKVMGEMKAAMRAKDSVKLEALRAVKSEILLANTGSSSKDGLTEDEEMKLLQKLVKQRKDSAEIYKQQGREDLAEPELAQAAVIEEFLPEQLSEAEIEKEVDQVITEIGATGMQDMGKVMGASTARLAGRADGKTISAIVRKRLNK, from the coding sequence ATGAGTTTACAGGAAAAAGTAATGGGCGAAATGAAAGCGGCCATGAGAGCAAAGGATAGTGTGAAGTTAGAGGCTTTGCGTGCCGTTAAAAGTGAAATACTTTTAGCGAACACAGGCTCATCGTCTAAAGACGGACTTACCGAAGACGAAGAAATGAAGTTGTTGCAGAAGCTTGTGAAGCAGCGTAAGGATAGTGCTGAAATTTACAAGCAACAGGGAAGGGAAGATCTTGCTGAACCTGAATTAGCTCAGGCTGCTGTGATCGAAGAATTTCTTCCAGAACAATTGAGCGAAGCTGAAATTGAGAAAGAGGTGGACCAGGTCATCACAGAAATCGGTGCAACCGGAATGCAGGATATGGGAAAAGTAATGGGTGCTTCTACGGCTAGATTAGCTGGTAGAGCAGATGGAAAAACAATCTCAGCTATCGTTAGAAAAAGACTGAATAAATAA
- a CDS encoding DUF4886 domain-containing protein: MRVSRQFYRFSYVFLIFAAMLLAFTACEDDDIEEPLSTVALDLDYAHMVVGNELTLTPLIRNFKTASKEYQWAVSDSTVIEIVSVASNYAATVRAIGEGTATASISTIDGTEEASTTIETNLIMESEVRLPATITAFTQSTVSIIPDFNLVERPVRNYTWTANPEGIISFETDPETYEIEIQGLQEGTTELTIRSDDGQVVGSTKVIVENENDGILKVLAIGNSFSEDALESYLYGLADAAGEEIVIGNLYIGGAELDLHAQNAAENAGSYSYRKIDLQGNKNTTADVAISTALDDENWDYISFQQVSQKSGQYETFVTPLTELYEYVVQNVDNSDTKYLLHQTWAYSENSTHSGFVNYDNDQIQMYEAIVDAYDQAGDLINTHSVVPAGTAIQNARTSYLGDNFNRDGYHLNEIGKYTAASTWFEILFDQSVLGNSYVPEGFVPLDAEIAQHAAHEAVQNPMMITELTDYQTAGGSGVITKNVLIDFATSSNSTGWNGLTSFLEDATIPNLKYEDNEFTGIELTVTSRFNGQNTAGETVTTTDLNMPAEVSGNSFYGNSKGEWAGILVEKGVLKLSGFESDSAYEFCFFGSRTATDNRETLYTVIGQNSDSATLNAASNTDEIACVQGIQADENGEIFIEVTSGLNNDNANGFFYINAMRIAPEE, encoded by the coding sequence ATGAGAGTTTCCAGGCAATTTTACCGGTTTAGTTATGTCTTCCTCATCTTTGCAGCGATGCTGCTGGCGTTTACTGCCTGTGAGGACGATGATATTGAAGAGCCACTAAGTACGGTCGCATTAGATCTTGACTACGCACACATGGTTGTAGGAAACGAGCTGACTCTAACTCCGCTTATAAGAAATTTTAAAACTGCTTCCAAAGAGTATCAGTGGGCAGTTTCAGATTCAACAGTGATAGAAATAGTTTCAGTAGCCAGCAATTACGCGGCAACTGTAAGAGCTATTGGTGAAGGCACCGCGACCGCATCTATAAGTACTATCGATGGGACAGAAGAAGCCAGCACCACCATAGAGACCAATTTGATCATGGAATCTGAAGTGCGATTGCCTGCGACTATTACCGCCTTTACTCAGTCCACGGTAAGTATCATTCCAGATTTTAACCTGGTGGAGCGTCCAGTTAGAAATTATACCTGGACCGCCAATCCTGAAGGAATCATCTCTTTTGAAACAGATCCTGAGACTTATGAAATTGAAATTCAGGGTTTGCAGGAAGGTACTACAGAACTTACTATACGTTCTGATGATGGTCAGGTTGTGGGTTCTACAAAAGTAATCGTAGAAAATGAGAACGACGGAATTCTAAAGGTTCTGGCCATTGGAAACAGTTTTTCTGAAGACGCCTTGGAATCTTACCTGTATGGACTGGCAGATGCAGCCGGTGAGGAAATCGTGATAGGTAATCTATATATTGGAGGTGCAGAACTGGACTTACATGCTCAGAATGCTGCGGAAAATGCTGGAAGTTATAGCTACCGGAAGATCGATCTGCAGGGAAATAAGAATACTACTGCAGATGTGGCGATCTCTACCGCCCTGGATGATGAGAACTGGGATTATATTAGTTTCCAGCAGGTGAGTCAGAAATCTGGTCAGTATGAAACTTTTGTTACACCTCTAACCGAATTATACGAATATGTAGTTCAAAATGTGGATAATTCGGATACTAAATATTTGCTTCACCAAACCTGGGCATATTCTGAAAATTCAACTCATTCCGGATTTGTAAATTATGATAATGACCAGATTCAAATGTATGAAGCTATCGTTGATGCTTATGACCAGGCCGGGGACCTTATCAACACGCATAGTGTCGTTCCTGCCGGGACTGCCATTCAGAATGCGAGAACCAGTTATTTAGGAGATAATTTCAATAGAGATGGTTATCATTTAAATGAAATAGGAAAATATACTGCTGCAAGTACATGGTTCGAGATCCTTTTTGATCAAAGTGTATTGGGTAATAGCTATGTTCCGGAAGGCTTTGTTCCGCTGGATGCTGAAATTGCTCAACATGCTGCTCACGAAGCTGTTCAGAATCCAATGATGATTACGGAGCTTACCGACTATCAAACTGCAGGAGGGTCTGGAGTTATAACTAAAAATGTACTCATCGATTTTGCAACCTCTTCAAATTCTACAGGATGGAATGGTTTGACCAGTTTCCTTGAAGATGCTACGATACCAAATCTAAAGTATGAAGACAATGAGTTCACTGGAATTGAACTTACAGTTACAAGTAGATTTAACGGCCAGAATACTGCAGGAGAGACTGTCACCACGACAGATTTAAATATGCCAGCAGAAGTCTCTGGAAATTCTTTCTACGGAAATTCAAAGGGTGAATGGGCCGGAATACTTGTTGAAAAAGGTGTTCTGAAGCTAAGTGGTTTTGAAAGTGATAGCGCATATGAGTTCTGTTTTTTTGGATCTAGAACAGCTACAGATAACAGGGAGACCTTATACACCGTAATTGGTCAGAACTCTGATTCTGCAACCTTGAATGCCGCGAGTAATACAGATGAAATCGCCTGTGTTCAAGGCATACAAGCAGATGAGAATGGAGAGATCTTTATTGAAGTAACATCGGGATTAAATAACGATAATGCAAATGGATTCTTTTATATTAATGCCATGCGCATTGCTCCGGAAGAATAA